A DNA window from Candidatus Zymogenus saltonus contains the following coding sequences:
- a CDS encoding peroxiredoxin, which produces MFFINKTGWIFTLLAVVALSLILVSPGALAESGAMAGSIYDPGRLKPTDSRLKVKVGDEAFDFTLPAVGGEKVTLSQFRGVKNVVISFVPAAWTPVCSEQWPGYNIAKEMFDQYDAVLLGITVDNVPTLFAWTRAMGEIWFPVLSDFWPHGEVADKFGILRSDGLSERAIFIIDKKGAIRFIKINDINERPKLEVIINELKKLKD; this is translated from the coding sequence ATGTTTTTCATAAATAAAACAGGATGGATATTTACCCTGCTGGCAGTTGTCGCCCTGTCTCTGATCCTTGTATCTCCCGGCGCCCTTGCGGAATCCGGGGCGATGGCGGGCAGCATTTACGATCCTGGAAGGCTGAAGCCGACAGACAGCCGGCTTAAGGTAAAGGTGGGCGATGAGGCCTTCGATTTTACCCTTCCCGCAGTTGGCGGGGAAAAGGTCACGCTGAGTCAATTTCGCGGCGTAAAAAACGTTGTTATCTCCTTTGTCCCGGCGGCGTGGACGCCGGTCTGCTCCGAGCAGTGGCCCGGATACAACATCGCCAAGGAAATGTTCGATCAATACGACGCGGTGCTTTTGGGGATAACCGTGGACAACGTCCCCACCCTCTTTGCGTGGACGAGGGCCATGGGGGAGATATGGTTTCCGGTTCTCTCCGATTTCTGGCCCCACGGCGAGGTGGCCGATAAATTCGGGATTCTGAGGTCCGACGGCCTTTCGGAAAGGGCTATATTCATTATAGACAAAAAAGGCGCTATAAGGTTCATCAAGATAAACGATATAAATGAGAGGCCCAAGCTTGAGGTCATAATAAACGAATTGAAGAAGCTGAAGGATTAA
- a CDS encoding redoxin domain-containing protein encodes MSKLKTIAFFLLLVFLFSSTPPLWGKVNLKPGDSFPDIELKKPKGSEDKKYLGLKGWGGFTIGDIGAEVVIIELFSMYCSHCQNEAPLTRKLYEIIEADRRLKGRFKIIGIGINNSDFEVNFFKEKYKIPFPLVSDDENMVEKTVGKVLTPHYVVVRITGDGRTRVIFSEAGRLEDPKVFLDMIYKLEFSGGK; translated from the coding sequence ATGTCTAAGCTGAAAACCATTGCATTCTTCCTCCTTTTGGTGTTTTTATTCTCATCTACCCCGCCCTTGTGGGGTAAGGTGAATCTGAAGCCGGGGGATTCTTTCCCGGATATAGAGCTTAAAAAGCCAAAAGGTTCGGAAGACAAGAAATACCTCGGTTTAAAGGGCTGGGGCGGTTTCACAATAGGGGATATAGGGGCGGAGGTGGTAATCATCGAGCTCTTCTCCATGTACTGTTCCCATTGCCAGAACGAAGCGCCCCTTACGAGGAAGCTGTATGAGATAATCGAGGCCGATCGGAGGCTCAAGGGGAGGTTCAAGATTATAGGGATCGGGATCAATAACTCCGATTTTGAGGTGAACTTTTTCAAGGAGAAATACAAAATTCCGTTTCCTCTCGTCTCAGACGACGAAAACATGGTGGAGAAGACGGTCGGAAAGGTCCTTACTCCCCACTACGTGGTTGTGAGGATAACCGGCGATGGAAGGACAAGGGTCATCTTTTCCGAGGCGGGGAGACTGGAGGACCCAAAAGTCTTTCTCGATATGATTTATAAGCTCGAATTTTCGGGGGGTAAATAG
- a CDS encoding ferritin family protein has protein sequence MTDEKEVSLKMLSTALEMEKKGISFYEQALSKCRNEVGREIYTMLRDDERVHIDRIMKIYSSLEAGSDWIEEWKGQKLSHGDLGGLFVDLTKRHGKDFTADADDIQALDVGVDFELTAVDFYLKHLERAEDPKEREFLELMVKEERSHFKILDDMRFYLTDPEAWFMEMEKSGLDGA, from the coding sequence ATGACTGATGAAAAAGAGGTATCCTTGAAGATGCTTAGTACGGCGCTTGAGATGGAGAAGAAGGGAATATCGTTTTACGAACAGGCCCTTTCAAAATGCAGGAACGAGGTGGGCAGGGAAATATATACGATGCTCAGAGATGACGAGAGGGTCCATATCGACAGGATAATGAAGATATATTCCTCCCTGGAGGCTGGGAGCGACTGGATCGAGGAGTGGAAGGGCCAAAAGCTCTCCCACGGCGACCTGGGCGGCCTGTTTGTCGACCTTACAAAGAGGCACGGCAAAGATTTTACCGCCGACGCCGATGACATCCAGGCCCTGGATGTTGGGGTCGATTTTGAGCTTACGGCAGTGGACTTCTACCTGAAGCACCTCGAGAGGGCCGAAGACCCGAAGGAGCGGGAGTTTCTGGAGCTTATGGTGAAGGAGGAGAGGAGTCATTTCAAGATACTCGACGATATGAGGTTTTATCTGACCGATCCGGAGGCTTGGTTCATGGAGATGGAAAAGAGCGGCTTGGACGGCGCCTGA
- a CDS encoding ferritin, giving the protein MLNKKVEEAINKQIVAELYSAYLYLSMAAYFESESLKGMGQWMKAQAFEELYHAIKFYEYVNERGGRAVLSAVDQPPKEWKSPLAVFEAAYGHELKVTDMINNLVDIARSENDKATESFLGWYVDEQVEEEANADEIVNKLKLMADAPGGLYMLDEKLGQRGYIWPGAEAAAE; this is encoded by the coding sequence ATGTTAAACAAGAAGGTGGAAGAGGCGATAAACAAACAGATCGTAGCGGAGCTCTATTCCGCCTACCTGTATCTGTCAATGGCGGCCTATTTCGAGTCCGAGAGCCTTAAGGGGATGGGACAGTGGATGAAGGCCCAGGCCTTCGAGGAGCTGTATCATGCAATCAAGTTCTACGAATACGTCAACGAGCGCGGGGGAAGGGCCGTTCTTTCCGCCGTAGATCAGCCGCCCAAGGAGTGGAAATCTCCACTCGCCGTATTCGAGGCCGCCTATGGCCACGAGCTGAAGGTCACCGATATGATCAACAACCTTGTTGATATAGCAAGAAGCGAGAACGACAAGGCCACGGAGTCTTTCTTGGGCTGGTACGTAGACGAGCAGGTGGAAGAGGAGGCCAACGCCGACGAGATAGTGAACAAGTTGAAGCTCATGGCGGACGCCCCGGGCGGCCTCTACATGCTGGACGAGAAGCTGGGTCAGAGGGGATACATCTGGCCAGGCGCCGAAGCCGCGGCGGAATGA
- a CDS encoding desulfoferrodoxin, whose protein sequence is MTERLQIYKCEVCGNIVEVLHEGVGELVCCKQPMKLYKENTVDAAKEKHVPVSEKTSEGLLVKVGEVPHPMEEKHYIEWVEVIDDKGRAYRRFLKPGDSPEASFNISGSGLTVREYCNIHGLWRG, encoded by the coding sequence ATGACAGAAAGACTACAGATTTACAAGTGCGAGGTATGCGGGAACATAGTGGAGGTACTTCACGAGGGCGTCGGGGAGCTGGTCTGTTGTAAACAACCGATGAAGCTCTACAAAGAGAACACGGTCGACGCCGCCAAAGAGAAACACGTCCCTGTTTCCGAAAAAACCTCGGAGGGGCTATTGGTAAAGGTCGGGGAGGTTCCCCACCCGATGGAGGAGAAACACTACATAGAGTGGGTGGAGGTAATCGACGACAAGGGGAGGGCCTACCGCAGGTTCCTGAAGCCGGGTGACAGCCCCGAGGCGTCTTTTAATATCTCCGGGTCTGGCCTTACGGTCAGGGAGTACTGTAATATTCACGGTCTTTGGAGGGGGTAA
- a CDS encoding FAD-dependent oxidoreductase, with the protein MKGVTIYTLRGCPFCSRAKAFLTEKGIEFHEIEVEPRSEGWKEMKAATGSGSLPQIIVGGEPIGGYGNLVTLEAVGELWDKLGRPRPGDAPQIYDLIIIGGGPAGLSAAIYAARKLMKTIIISKDIGGQVTWTYDIDNYLGFSEIDTVELISKFEEHVGKYGVEKMEGVEVVSVDLAGSIKKVFCDDGALYNAKTVILAMGKRPRSLGVPGERELVGKGVAYCSTCDAPLFKGLKAAVVGGGNSALEAALDLINVAKKVYLISLTPLTGDPILIDKVMASEKSEIITEHNTLGIKGDKVVSGIEIKSLKDGNTRVLEVDGVFIEIGLLPNSELVVDTLTTNAIGEIVVDSQCRTGMAGVFAAGDVTDVLFKQVIIATGEGAKAALSAYNYIISRK; encoded by the coding sequence ATGAAAGGCGTAACGATATATACCCTTAGGGGGTGTCCCTTTTGCAGCAGGGCAAAGGCGTTCTTGACCGAAAAGGGAATAGAGTTTCACGAGATAGAAGTGGAGCCGAGGTCCGAGGGGTGGAAGGAGATGAAGGCCGCAACAGGCAGCGGCTCCCTTCCGCAGATAATCGTGGGCGGTGAGCCGATAGGGGGCTACGGCAACCTCGTTACCCTGGAGGCGGTAGGCGAGCTCTGGGACAAGCTGGGCAGGCCGAGGCCGGGAGATGCGCCGCAGATATACGACCTGATAATAATAGGGGGCGGGCCGGCGGGCCTGAGCGCCGCCATATACGCCGCCAGAAAGCTCATGAAGACCATTATCATCAGCAAGGATATCGGGGGACAGGTAACCTGGACCTACGACATAGACAACTACCTCGGGTTCTCAGAGATCGACACCGTGGAACTCATCTCGAAGTTCGAAGAGCACGTCGGGAAATACGGGGTCGAGAAGATGGAGGGGGTCGAGGTGGTATCGGTAGACCTCGCCGGCTCGATAAAGAAGGTCTTTTGCGACGACGGCGCCCTTTACAACGCAAAGACGGTCATCCTGGCGATGGGAAAGCGCCCGAGATCGCTGGGCGTTCCGGGGGAAAGGGAGCTGGTCGGCAAGGGCGTGGCGTACTGCTCGACCTGCGACGCCCCCCTGTTCAAGGGGCTTAAGGCCGCAGTGGTGGGAGGGGGCAATTCGGCCCTGGAGGCCGCCCTGGATCTCATCAACGTGGCAAAAAAAGTGTACCTGATATCGCTGACGCCCCTTACGGGGGATCCGATATTGATAGACAAGGTTATGGCTTCCGAAAAATCGGAGATCATCACCGAGCACAACACGCTCGGCATCAAGGGGGACAAGGTGGTTTCCGGTATAGAGATAAAGTCCCTGAAAGACGGCAATACAAGGGTTCTCGAGGTGGACGGGGTCTTCATCGAGATAGGGCTTCTCCCCAACTCGGAGCTCGTGGTGGACACCCTGACCACAAATGCGATAGGCGAGATCGTCGTCGATTCCCAGTGCAGGACGGGGATGGCCGGGGTCTTCGCCGCCGGTGACGTCACCGATGTCCTGTTCAAACAGGTGATAATAGCGACGGGGGAGGGCGCGAAGGCCGCTCTCTCGGCATATAATTATATAATAAGCAGGAAGTAG
- a CDS encoding glutaredoxin family protein, producing the protein MEQKKVTLFSTPTUPFCKRAREFLSQKGIEYVDHDVTSDNEAMEEMRKLTEGGLSVPVIKIGDEVIVGFDKGRIEELLG; encoded by the coding sequence ATGGAGCAGAAGAAGGTAACTCTATTTTCAACTCCCACGTGACCCTTTTGCAAGAGGGCGAGAGAGTTCCTTTCGCAGAAGGGGATCGAATATGTGGACCATGACGTGACCTCGGATAACGAGGCCATGGAAGAAATGAGGAAGTTGACCGAGGGCGGGCTTAGCGTCCCGGTAATCAAGATTGGCGATGAGGTAATCGTCGGTTTTGACAAGGGGCGGATAGAGGAACTCCTTGGATAG
- a CDS encoding rubredoxin: MDKYVCTVCGYVYDPAEGDPDGGIKPGTPFDDLPEDWVCPVCGASKDEFEKEE, from the coding sequence ATGGACAAGTATGTATGTACCGTATGCGGATACGTTTACGATCCCGCCGAGGGGGATCCCGACGGCGGAATCAAGCCGGGGACTCCCTTCGACGATCTGCCCGAAGACTGGGTTTGTCCCGTCTGCGGGGCGTCCAAGGACGAGTTTGAAAAAGAGGAGTAG
- a CDS encoding molybdopterin-dependent oxidoreductase has translation MNIMEIKRGALFASIFVALFLTFASCTEGEEIRNYEGKHLDKFDRAYDNSIRGPQKIDKDKYRLEIKGLVEEPVSLTYDEVLSLPHVKKAITLHCVEGWKEALLFEGVRFHDIFEKVRPKEGVKNVVFYAEDGYSSSLPYDFIVKKDLMLAYSINGRILDERRGFPFQVVAESKLGYKWVKWVTRIELIDTDYEGFWEKRGYSNEADVK, from the coding sequence ATGAATATAATGGAGATCAAGAGGGGCGCCCTTTTCGCCTCCATTTTCGTGGCGCTCTTTCTCACCTTCGCCTCATGCACGGAGGGCGAGGAGATAAGGAACTACGAGGGGAAGCACCTTGACAAATTCGACCGCGCCTACGACAATTCAATTCGCGGGCCTCAGAAGATAGACAAAGACAAATACAGGCTCGAAATAAAGGGTCTTGTGGAAGAGCCCGTATCCCTTACCTATGACGAGGTGCTGTCGCTGCCGCACGTGAAGAAGGCGATTACGCTCCACTGCGTCGAGGGATGGAAGGAAGCTCTTCTCTTTGAGGGGGTCAGATTTCACGACATTTTCGAGAAGGTAAGGCCGAAGGAGGGAGTAAAGAACGTCGTGTTTTACGCCGAGGACGGATATTCTTCCTCTCTCCCCTATGATTTTATCGTAAAAAAGGATTTGATGCTCGCCTATTCGATCAACGGGAGGATTTTGGACGAGAGGAGGGGCTTTCCCTTTCAGGTGGTGGCGGAATCGAAGCTGGGTTATAAGTGGGTCAAGTGGGTGACAAGGATAGAACTAATAGACACCGACTACGAGGGCTTTTGGGAGAAGAGGGGCTACTCCAACGAGGCCGATGTGAAATGA
- a CDS encoding thioredoxin domain-containing protein, translated as MTNRLKKEKSPYLLMHAENPVEWYPWGDEAFRKAKDEDKPIFFSIGYSTCHWCHVMEKESFEDADLAGILNEHFVSIKVDREERPDIDNIYMTVCHAMTGSGGWPLSIFMTPEGKPFYAGTYFPKRGRMGMPGFIDIIAEIAALWRDDRGRLVKVGEDVTSLLRSDSLKSVGEAAPESAIMEKAYRGIADIFDKNRGGFGRAPKFPVPHRLTFLLRWYKRSGDKLALEMVVKTLDEMRGGGIFDQVGFGFHRYSTDERWLVPHFEKMLYDQALLAVVYIEAFQVTGDARFAETAREIFTYVLRDMTSPEGGFYSAEDADTEGREGLFYLFTPGEVRDVLGEKDGDLFCRFYDIKDGGNFEDGMSIPNVKTPMGEFAEREGIDVGDFKKFIDGSRARLHAVREKRAKPLKDDKIITAWNGLMVAALAKGYQALGDRDYLDAAERGALFVLNNLKSKGGRLKRRFRNGEAAFPGFVDDYAFFVWGLVELYEAEFRIDFLREAVALNDVMLGLFWDEDGGGLFFSRNDGEKLIIRKKEIYDGATPSGNSVAAKNLLRLAKITGDVRLEERAEELIRSFLPTVGRDPHAYTQFLEALDFLMGPSREIVISGYPDNPITRGMVESVQRRFIPNKVLIHALSDGDLKELSEISLFLSNMDMASDKPAAYICEGYACRAPIYDIETLNKALT; from the coding sequence ATGACAAATCGTCTAAAAAAGGAAAAGAGTCCCTACCTCCTTATGCACGCGGAAAATCCCGTGGAGTGGTATCCCTGGGGTGACGAGGCGTTCAGAAAGGCGAAGGACGAGGACAAGCCGATCTTCTTCTCCATAGGCTATTCAACCTGTCACTGGTGCCACGTCATGGAGAAAGAGTCCTTTGAAGACGCCGATCTGGCCGGGATATTGAACGAGCACTTCGTCTCGATAAAGGTGGACAGGGAGGAGCGCCCCGACATAGACAATATTTACATGACGGTTTGCCACGCCATGACCGGAAGCGGCGGCTGGCCCCTCTCGATATTCATGACTCCCGAAGGGAAGCCCTTTTACGCCGGAACATATTTTCCCAAGAGGGGTAGAATGGGGATGCCTGGATTTATAGATATTATAGCGGAGATTGCGGCCCTGTGGCGGGACGATCGGGGACGTCTCGTTAAGGTGGGAGAGGACGTTACGAGCCTTTTAAGGAGTGATTCCCTAAAATCCGTTGGCGAGGCCGCGCCGGAATCGGCAATCATGGAAAAGGCCTACAGGGGAATTGCCGACATATTTGATAAGAATCGGGGAGGATTCGGCCGGGCACCAAAGTTTCCAGTGCCCCACCGCCTCACGTTTCTGCTCCGCTGGTATAAGAGGAGCGGCGACAAGCTCGCCCTCGAGATGGTCGTAAAGACCCTCGACGAAATGAGGGGTGGCGGCATATTCGACCAGGTCGGCTTCGGCTTCCACCGCTACTCCACGGATGAGAGGTGGCTTGTCCCCCACTTCGAGAAGATGCTCTACGATCAGGCGCTCCTCGCCGTTGTCTATATCGAGGCCTTTCAGGTCACGGGTGATGCGAGGTTCGCAGAGACGGCGCGGGAGATATTTACCTACGTTTTGAGGGATATGACGTCTCCAGAGGGGGGCTTCTATTCCGCGGAGGACGCCGACACCGAGGGGAGGGAGGGCCTCTTCTACCTATTTACTCCGGGCGAGGTCAGAGACGTTCTGGGGGAGAAAGACGGAGATCTCTTCTGCCGCTTTTACGATATTAAGGATGGGGGGAACTTCGAGGACGGGATGAGCATCCCCAACGTCAAGACTCCGATGGGGGAGTTTGCGGAGAGGGAGGGTATCGATGTCGGGGACTTTAAGAAATTTATAGATGGTTCTCGGGCAAGGCTTCATGCCGTGAGGGAGAAGAGGGCGAAGCCCTTAAAGGACGATAAGATCATAACGGCGTGGAACGGCCTTATGGTGGCCGCCCTGGCCAAGGGGTATCAGGCCCTTGGGGACCGCGATTATCTAGATGCGGCCGAAAGGGGGGCGCTTTTCGTCCTGAATAACCTCAAATCAAAAGGGGGGAGACTAAAGAGGCGCTTCAGGAACGGGGAGGCGGCATTCCCGGGATTCGTAGACGACTACGCCTTCTTTGTCTGGGGGTTGGTCGAGCTTTACGAGGCCGAATTCCGAATCGACTTCTTGAGGGAGGCGGTGGCCCTAAACGATGTCATGCTCGGTCTCTTCTGGGACGAAGACGGTGGTGGATTGTTCTTCTCCAGAAACGACGGGGAGAAGCTGATCATAAGGAAGAAGGAGATATACGACGGGGCGACGCCGTCAGGAAACTCCGTGGCGGCTAAAAATCTGCTGAGGCTCGCGAAGATAACGGGAGACGTCAGGCTTGAGGAGAGGGCGGAGGAGCTGATAAGATCGTTTCTGCCGACAGTCGGGCGGGACCCTCACGCCTACACCCAGTTTCTCGAGGCGCTGGATTTTTTGATGGGGCCGTCAAGGGAGATAGTCATCTCGGGCTATCCGGATAATCCGATAACGAGGGGAATGGTGGAGTCGGTACAGAGGAGGTTCATCCCAAATAAGGTCTTGATCCACGCCCTTAGCGATGGTGACTTAAAGGAGCTGTCAGAGATCTCCCTGTTCCTGTCGAATATGGATATGGCAAGTGATAAGCCCGCGGCCTACATCTGCGAGGGCTACGCGTGCAGGGCCCCGATTTACGACATCGAGACCCTAAATAAGGCATTAACATAG
- a CDS encoding FprA family A-type flavoprotein, with product MKKVLIAYASRTGNTQQIAEQIAEGVRLGGAEAVVKDVKEIKEVEELDGYAAIILGSPTYHGEMLQSVKTFLFLMEEAKLKEKVGGVFGSYGWSGEAQDRIYNTMRNIFDMKVMGGAFRLKSPEAKGAVKASHDYGRTIVKKLRR from the coding sequence ATGAAAAAGGTATTAATTGCATACGCTTCGAGGACGGGCAATACCCAGCAGATCGCCGAGCAGATCGCCGAGGGGGTGCGCCTCGGCGGGGCGGAGGCGGTGGTAAAGGATGTAAAGGAGATTAAAGAGGTCGAGGAGCTGGACGGTTACGCCGCGATCATATTGGGTTCACCGACTTACCACGGGGAGATGCTCCAGTCGGTTAAGACCTTTCTCTTTCTTATGGAGGAGGCCAAGCTGAAGGAGAAGGTTGGCGGGGTATTTGGCTCCTACGGATGGAGCGGCGAGGCGCAGGACAGGATTTACAATACAATGAGAAATATCTTCGATATGAAAGTGATGGGCGGGGCGTTCAGGTTGAAATCGCCGGAGGCTAAGGGCGCTGTAAAGGCGTCGCATGACTACGGCCGCACAATAGTAAAGAAGCTTAGGAGATAG
- a CDS encoding PAS domain S-box protein, translating into MLTNNEKAPSIDILLVEDNKHDRLSFRRAFEKSNVSFEITECERAEEAYEMLHLGKYTSNIVVIDFQLPGISGLDLVRDLINEKIPLPLVLLTGSGSEEIAVEALKLGVDDYIIKDPNQGYLKLLPLILPEVVRKYNERLARKHAEEELRINQQRLELAMNVTNLGIWGADFQTGEIYSDYKWGATLGYSEEEFKEYLNSWIRLIHPEDVEIVEKSIVDNIEDRTPYFECEYRVKDKSGEWRWIYARGSVVERDSDNNPLKIVGTMLDITERKRTEEELKLSQQRLDLAINATNLCIWGADFRTGESYFDYRWGETLGYSEEEFKVFHNNWYELIHPKDYPTFTKKLSDSIEGRTSFFEDEYRVRDKFGEWRWIQNRGRVVERDGNNNPLKITGTMLDITGRKRIEKALKESEELYRNLFETALVGIWRASIKDGGLLRANPKCAEIVGVESVDELLNNYKTSDFFPLEDRINNLVLLEEMGELSDFETRLSQKDGSEKHVSISAKVFPEKGYVEGIIVDITDRKRAEEALQESEKRYRFIVENVRDIIYVTDEFGNYKFLNKALEELTGYTTDELIGTSFWDTVTPDSSKTAEGYLSRLMAGEEIGHKELDVYDKNGQMETIEFLARPIFEDGKVVEILGITRIVTERKRMEEELRHYADELKRANEEIKSFTYIVSHDLKAPLINLKGFSRELESAIEKINSNLALVVPHLSPQNKEEIEAALTNDIPQSMEFINSSVTRIDNLIKAILKLSRLGRRELVFEKVNMKKIIDVTLKSIAHQIEEGKIKVEIKELPDVTADQTSMEQILGNLLDNATKFLDPKRSGRIEISGERGYNETTFYVKDNGRGIRKEDFDRIFQIFHKAGRDDRPGEGMGLAYVKTMVERHEGRIWCVSEPDVGTTFIFTISHKLALTKDYT; encoded by the coding sequence ATGTTGACTAATAACGAAAAAGCCCCCTCAATTGACATCCTGCTTGTCGAGGATAATAAGCACGACAGATTATCGTTTCGCAGGGCCTTTGAGAAGAGCAACGTCTCCTTTGAGATAACGGAGTGTGAAAGGGCCGAGGAAGCATATGAGATGCTTCATTTGGGCAAATATACTTCTAATATTGTGGTTATAGATTTCCAACTGCCGGGAATATCCGGTCTCGATCTGGTCAGGGATCTGATTAATGAAAAGATACCCCTCCCATTGGTGCTATTGACGGGGAGCGGCTCGGAGGAGATAGCCGTGGAGGCCCTAAAACTTGGCGTAGACGATTATATAATCAAGGATCCGAACCAGGGTTATCTAAAGCTCCTTCCCCTGATACTTCCGGAGGTTGTAAGGAAATATAATGAACGCCTGGCCCGAAAACATGCCGAGGAAGAGCTCAGGATAAATCAACAGAGGTTGGAGCTCGCCATGAACGTCACGAACCTTGGGATATGGGGCGCGGACTTTCAAACGGGGGAGATTTATTCCGATTACAAATGGGGCGCGACCCTCGGGTACAGCGAGGAGGAGTTCAAGGAGTATCTAAATTCGTGGATCAGGTTAATTCATCCCGAAGATGTTGAGATTGTTGAAAAAAGCATTGTCGACAATATAGAAGATAGGACTCCTTATTTTGAGTGTGAATATCGGGTAAAAGATAAGTCCGGGGAATGGAGGTGGATTTACGCCCGGGGAAGCGTTGTTGAGCGTGACAGTGACAACAATCCCCTAAAAATAGTAGGGACAATGCTCGATATCACGGAGAGGAAGCGGACCGAGGAGGAGCTCAAACTGAGTCAACAGAGGTTGGATCTTGCCATTAACGCCACAAATCTCTGTATCTGGGGCGCGGACTTTCGGACGGGAGAGAGTTATTTCGACTACAGATGGGGCGAGACTCTCGGGTACAGCGAGGAGGAGTTCAAGGTATTTCATAATAATTGGTACGAGTTGATTCATCCAAAAGATTACCCAACATTTACCAAGAAGCTGTCGGACAGCATCGAGGGGAGAACGAGTTTTTTTGAGGATGAATACAGGGTGAGGGATAAATTCGGGGAGTGGAGATGGATTCAAAACCGGGGACGGGTCGTTGAACGCGATGGCAACAACAATCCCCTTAAGATAACCGGGACAATGCTCGATATCACGGGAAGGAAGCGCATAGAGAAGGCCCTAAAGGAGAGCGAGGAGCTGTACAGGAATCTTTTTGAAACCGCCCTCGTCGGAATATGGAGGGCGAGTATCAAAGACGGCGGTCTCCTTAGGGCAAACCCTAAATGCGCGGAGATTGTCGGAGTGGAGTCGGTCGATGAGTTGTTAAACAATTACAAGACCTCCGATTTTTTCCCCCTCGAAGACAGGATAAACAACCTTGTCCTGCTCGAAGAGATGGGAGAGCTGTCCGATTTTGAAACACGCTTGAGCCAAAAGGACGGATCCGAAAAGCATGTTTCAATATCAGCGAAGGTCTTTCCGGAAAAAGGATATGTAGAGGGAATCATAGTCGATATCACCGACAGAAAGAGGGCGGAAGAGGCCCTCCAGGAGTCCGAGAAGAGATACAGGTTTATAGTCGAGAACGTCCGGGATATTATTTACGTGACGGACGAATTTGGGAATTACAAATTCTTGAACAAGGCCCTGGAAGAGCTGACCGGATATACGACAGACGAGTTGATCGGAACAAGTTTCTGGGATACCGTAACGCCCGATTCGTCTAAAACCGCGGAAGGGTATTTGTCAAGGCTCATGGCGGGCGAAGAGATAGGCCACAAAGAGCTTGATGTATACGATAAGAACGGCCAAATGGAGACGATAGAGTTCCTGGCAAGACCTATTTTTGAAGACGGCAAGGTGGTGGAAATTCTCGGAATTACCAGAATCGTCACCGAGCGCAAAAGAATGGAAGAGGAGTTGAGACACTACGCCGATGAGCTGAAGAGGGCCAACGAAGAGATCAAGAGCTTTACATATATAGTCTCTCACGATCTCAAGGCCCCTCTTATAAACCTGAAAGGATTTTCCAGAGAGTTGGAATCCGCAATAGAAAAGATTAATTCAAATCTTGCTTTGGTCGTTCCCCACCTTTCTCCTCAGAATAAAGAAGAAATTGAAGCGGCATTAACCAATGATATTCCCCAGAGCATGGAGTTCATCAACTCCTCGGTGACCAGGATAGATAATCTCATAAAGGCGATTTTGAAGCTGTCCCGGCTGGGTAGGAGAGAACTCGTATTTGAAAAAGTGAATATGAAAAAGATCATAGATGTTACACTCAAGAGCATCGCTCATCAGATAGAAGAGGGTAAAATAAAGGTTGAGATAAAAGAGCTCCCGGATGTAACAGCCGACCAGACCTCGATGGAACAGATATTAGGGAATCTGTTGGATAACGCCACCAAGTTTCTCGATCCGAAGAGGTCCGGCAGGATCGAGATAAGCGGGGAGAGGGGTTATAACGAGACCACCTTTTACGTCAAGGATAACGGGAGGGGAATTAGGAAGGAAGATTTCGACAGGATTTTCCAGATCTTTCATAAGGCCGGAAGAGATGACAGGCCCGGCGAGGGAATGGGCCTTGCCTACGTAAAGACCATGGTCGAGCGTCACGAAGGCAGAATCTGGTGTGTGTCGGAGCCGGACGTCGGCACAACCTTTATTTTTACAATTTCTCACAAACTCGCATTGACCAAAGATTACACTTAG